The following are encoded in a window of Oncorhynchus masou masou isolate Uvic2021 chromosome 17, UVic_Omas_1.1, whole genome shotgun sequence genomic DNA:
- the LOC135558920 gene encoding spindlin-1-like yields MSKKRGRKRSSGELSESSGSSLSSTPDPNNLLGMRIEHIWREKGNLTKWKGTVLERLTVNTSLYMVKYDGFDCVYGIELFKDERVSNLQVLTEKVVNNKIKVPHDAPELVGKAVEHLFEKEDGEKNEWRGMVLSRAPIMTNWYYITYEKDPVLYMYQLWDDYKDGDLRILPEAENKHLLPADRKPGEETESLVGKQVEYVTDKGVKRTGLVIYQVPAKPSVYYIKYDDDFHIHVYDLVKTT; encoded by the exons ATGTCCAAGAAAAGGGGCAG aAAGCGTAGCAGCGGTGAGCTGAGTGAGAGTTCAGGTTCGTCTCTGTCATCGACCCCGGACCCTAACAACCTGCTGGGCATGCGGATTGAGCACATCTGGAGGGAGAAGGGCAACCTGACCAAGTGGAAAGGCACAGTGCTGGAGCGTCTCACTgtcaacacctccctctacatGGTCAAATACGACGGATTCGACTGCGTCTATGGCATTGAGCTGTTCAAGGATGAGCGAGTGTCCAACCTCCAGGTTTTAACAGAGAAAGTTG TAAATAACAAGATCAAGGTGCCCCATGATGCGCCAGAGCTGGTGGGGAAGGCTGTGGAGCACCTGTTTGAGAAGGAGGATGGTGAGAAGAACGAGTGGCGGGGCATGGTGCTGTCTCGCGCCCCCATCATGACCAACTGGTACTACATCACCTATGAGAAGGACCCTGTGCTCTACATGTACCAGCTCTGGGACGACTATAAGGACGGAGACCTCCGCATCCTCCCTGAAGCAG AGAACAAACACCTACTGCCTGCAGACAGGAAGCCAGGCGAGGAGACAGAGAGCCTTGTGGGTAAGCAGGTGGAGTACGTCACGGATAAGGGCGTGAAAAGGACGGGGCTGGTTATCTACCAGGTTCCAGCCAAACCCTCTGTCTACTACATCAAATACGACGATGACTTCCACATCCACGTCTACGACCTGGTCAAAACCACCTAG